A portion of the Clostridium gelidum genome contains these proteins:
- a CDS encoding HsmA family protein, giving the protein MLVYAIIAITSALIFYSIGVWSEKIQGQLKKWHLAIFWFGLIFDTIGTTLMGKIAGNGFELNFHGVTGGLAILLMAFHAVWATVVIVKNNEEAKANFHKFSILVWIIWLIPYLSGAIFGVRM; this is encoded by the coding sequence ATGTTAGTGTATGCAATAATAGCTATTACTTCAGCATTAATTTTTTATTCAATTGGGGTATGGAGTGAAAAAATACAAGGGCAACTTAAAAAATGGCATTTAGCTATATTTTGGTTTGGTTTAATTTTTGATACAATTGGCACAACTTTAATGGGTAAAATAGCAGGAAATGGATTTGAACTTAACTTTCATGGAGTAACAGGAGGATTAGCAATTTTATTAATGGCCTTCCATGCAGTGTGGGCAACAGTTGTAATAGTAAAGAATAATGAAGAGGCAAAAGCTAATTTTCATAAATTCAGTATATTAGTTTGGATTATTTGGTTAATACCTTATTTATCTGGTGCAATTTTTGGTGTAAGAATGTAA
- a CDS encoding response regulator transcription factor: MFSVLVVEDDKTINKMMCAKLKQENFKTFQSFDGEEALEIMDGEHIDLIICDIMMPNMDGYELTRELRSVHNTIPILMVTAKSQLEDMEKGFKAGTDDYMIKPINMKEMILRVNALLRRAQIANEKKLVIGDTILDYDALNIKIGNDVFDIPPKEFYLLFKLLSNPNKIFTRLELMDEIWGMDSEVDERTIDSHIKKLRRKFENYSTFKIITIRGLGYKATY; the protein is encoded by the coding sequence ATGTTTTCAGTATTGGTGGTTGAAGATGATAAAACTATTAACAAAATGATGTGTGCAAAGTTGAAGCAGGAGAATTTTAAAACTTTTCAATCTTTTGATGGCGAAGAAGCTCTTGAGATAATGGACGGAGAACATATAGATTTAATTATATGCGATATTATGATGCCTAACATGGATGGCTATGAGCTCACAAGAGAACTTAGAAGTGTGCATAATACAATTCCTATTCTTATGGTAACAGCTAAAAGTCAATTGGAAGATATGGAAAAAGGGTTTAAGGCTGGAACTGATGATTATATGATTAAACCAATTAATATGAAGGAAATGATTCTTAGAGTAAATGCCCTGCTTCGCCGTGCACAGATTGCAAATGAAAAGAAATTAGTCATAGGAGATACTATCCTTGATTATGATGCTTTGAATATAAAAATAGGAAATGATGTTTTTGATATTCCACCAAAGGAATTTTATCTGCTTTTTAAACTTCTAAGTAATCCAAATAAAATATTCACCAGACTTGAATTGATGGATGAAATATGGGGAATGGATTCTGAAGTTGATGAGAGAACTATAGATTCTCATATAAAAAAGCTAAGAAGAAAATTTGAGAATTATTCTACTTTTAAGATTATTACCATAAGAGGTTTAGGCTATAAAGCAACTTATTAG
- a CDS encoding HAMP domain-containing sensor histidine kinase: MGKKKIKNRKFRTSLRIYFSGVFIATLCTACVISYSIVLAGMKLFYNGEITMVVVLIISLLVCLLTMIFGGVMFWFGSLHLTKPLSQISDAAKKVADGDFGINIERNEKRRGEYEFTNEIDELAINFNKMAKELKGMEYIRKDFISNVSHELQTPVAAITGFTEILLEEGLSREEQQEYLLLVNKESIRLSHLCENMLRMSRLDNQQIVVKKDKVRVDEQIRKCIIMLSEKWSDKTREYELEFQELIIQNDSDLLMQIWSNLIDNAIKYSPENSTIGIIGKVDEQFLTITIKNEGKGISIGKQQKIFDKFYQCEESHKKQGSGLGLSIVKRIVELLGGTINCRSEVLEGTIMEVKIPL; the protein is encoded by the coding sequence ATGGGAAAAAAGAAAATTAAGAATAGAAAATTTAGAACTTCTCTTAGAATTTATTTTTCAGGAGTTTTTATCGCTACCTTATGTACTGCATGTGTAATTTCCTATAGCATTGTTTTAGCTGGAATGAAGTTGTTTTATAATGGAGAAATTACAATGGTTGTGGTCCTTATTATATCTTTACTTGTATGTCTTCTTACAATGATCTTTGGAGGAGTTATGTTTTGGTTTGGTTCTTTGCATCTTACAAAACCTCTTTCACAAATTAGTGATGCAGCAAAAAAGGTGGCTGATGGAGATTTTGGAATTAATATTGAAAGAAATGAAAAAAGACGTGGAGAATATGAATTTACCAACGAAATTGATGAACTTGCTATAAATTTCAATAAAATGGCTAAGGAACTTAAGGGAATGGAGTATATAAGAAAGGATTTTATAAGTAATGTATCTCATGAATTGCAGACTCCAGTTGCTGCAATAACTGGATTTACAGAAATATTACTGGAGGAGGGGCTTTCAAGAGAAGAACAGCAGGAATATCTTTTGCTAGTCAATAAAGAATCAATAAGGTTATCTCATTTATGTGAAAATATGCTTAGAATGTCAAGACTTGATAATCAGCAGATAGTTGTAAAAAAGGATAAAGTACGTGTAGATGAACAGATTCGTAAGTGCATAATCATGTTATCTGAAAAGTGGTCAGATAAAACAAGAGAATATGAACTGGAGTTTCAGGAGCTTATTATTCAAAATGATTCAGACCTTCTAATGCAGATATGGTCTAATCTTATTGACAATGCAATTAAATATTCACCAGAAAATAGTACTATTGGGATTATCGGAAAAGTGGATGAACAATTTTTAACTATAACTATTAAAAATGAAGGAAAAGGAATCAGCATAGGCAAGCAACAAAAGATTTTTGATAAATTCTATCAGTGTGAGGAATCTCATAAAAAGCAAGGAAGTGGACTTGGTCTTTCTATTGTGAAAAGGATAGTTGAGCTTCTTGGAGGCACTATAAACTGTAGGAGTGAAGTTCTAGAAGGAACTATTATGGAGGTTAAGATACCTTTATAA
- a CDS encoding AraC family transcriptional regulator, which translates to MSFGKSLQCAIDYMERHLLEKINYENVAKEVNMSCYNFHRIFSLMAGMTANEYIRNRRLSLAGQELQLTDSKIIDVAFKYGYETPESFAKAFSRFHGVSPKLARRKGTQLCLFNPLVIKIILEGGNTMNYRIEETNKQRFIAKARSFNNEIINEAGNHDIPDFWGECHKKHFIDEIRNMRRDGKKDLYGLCSPTKENETTFDYGIGVIIDEDTDIDNEEAMLKKDYRIWEIDSATYVVFKCYGNNGDCISEMWSRFFKEFLPQSDYEQTEDTDYEIYPDNGEPGLFCELWIPVKRVS; encoded by the coding sequence ATGAGTTTTGGAAAGTCGTTACAATGTGCAATTGATTATATGGAGAGACATCTCCTTGAAAAAATTAATTACGAGAATGTAGCAAAAGAAGTGAATATGTCGTGTTATAACTTTCATAGAATATTTAGCTTAATGGCTGGAATGACAGCTAATGAGTACATTCGTAACAGAAGATTGTCACTAGCAGGACAAGAATTACAGCTAACTGACAGTAAAATTATAGATGTTGCATTTAAGTATGGTTATGAAACTCCTGAAAGTTTTGCAAAGGCTTTTTCGAGATTTCACGGTGTATCACCAAAGTTAGCTAGAAGAAAAGGAACTCAACTCTGTCTTTTTAACCCTTTAGTTATTAAAATTATATTGGAAGGCGGAAACACTATGAATTATAGGATTGAAGAAACTAACAAACAAAGATTTATTGCAAAGGCACGATCATTTAATAATGAAATTATTAATGAGGCAGGTAACCATGATATTCCTGATTTTTGGGGTGAATGTCATAAAAAACATTTCATAGATGAAATCAGAAATATGAGACGAGATGGCAAAAAAGATTTATACGGTCTATGCAGCCCTACTAAAGAAAATGAAACAACTTTTGATTATGGAATTGGAGTAATTATTGATGAAGATACTGACATAGATAATGAAGAAGCAATGTTGAAAAAAGATTACCGTATATGGGAAATTGATTCAGCAACATACGTAGTTTTTAAATGTTACGGTAATAATGGTGATTGTATCAGTGAAATGTGGAGTAGATTTTTTAAAGAATTTTTACCACAGTCTGATTATGAACAAACAGAAGACACTGATTATGAAATTTATCCTGATAATGGCGAGCCAGGCTTATTTTGTGAATTGTGGATTCCTGTAAAGAGAGTATCATAA
- a CDS encoding GNAT family N-acetyltransferase: MKNLGTKTIETERLILRKFTTDDAMDMYENWASDDMVTKFLTWPTHKDVEASKSVINLWIKESESENNYQWGIELKDTKEVIGSIGVVNIDLDIEAVEIGYCIGKNYWKQGIMSESFKALIDFFFQEVQVNRIEAKHDTNNPGSGKVMSKCGMKFEGIKRKGGINNTGICDMAYYATLKSDWN; encoded by the coding sequence ATGAAGAATTTAGGTACTAAAACTATTGAAACTGAAAGATTAATATTAAGGAAATTCACAACTGATGATGCAATGGACATGTATGAAAATTGGGCAAGCGATGATATGGTAACAAAATTTTTAACATGGCCAACACATAAGGATGTTGAAGCATCGAAATCTGTAATTAATCTTTGGATAAAGGAATCAGAGTCAGAAAATAACTATCAATGGGGTATTGAATTAAAAGATACTAAAGAAGTCATTGGAAGTATTGGTGTAGTAAACATTGATTTAGATATAGAAGCTGTTGAAATAGGATATTGTATTGGCAAAAATTATTGGAAGCAAGGAATTATGTCAGAATCATTTAAAGCTTTAATAGATTTCTTTTTTCAAGAAGTTCAAGTGAATAGAATTGAAGCTAAGCATGATACTAATAATCCAGGCTCGGGAAAAGTAATGAGTAAATGTGGAATGAAGTTTGAAGGCATAAAACGTAAAGGTGGTATAAATAATACAGGAATATGTGATATGGCATATTACGCCACACTTAAAAGTGATTGGAACTAA
- a CDS encoding uridine kinase family protein, translated as MRKELKPLIYNEYKDVFDVIKNLLKDNEKLVIAIDGRCGGGKSTLVSLLKEQFDCNIFHMDDFFLPFEMKTAERLRKAGENVHYERFEEEILQPLQNDTSVTYRQYLCNIGEFSQHIKVEPKNLTIVEGSYSLHPKLRNYYNYKIFITVDSKVQYERILKRNGKEKLQDFLNKWIPMEEHYFAELDIRNKCDLILDTTMMTI; from the coding sequence ATGAGGAAGGAACTTAAGCCACTAATTTATAATGAATATAAAGATGTATTTGATGTAATTAAAAATTTATTAAAAGATAATGAAAAGTTAGTAATAGCCATTGATGGAAGATGTGGTGGAGGTAAGAGTACTTTGGTGTCACTGCTTAAAGAGCAGTTTGATTGTAACATTTTTCATATGGATGATTTTTTCCTGCCTTTTGAGATGAAAACTGCAGAAAGGTTAAGAAAGGCTGGCGAGAATGTTCACTATGAAAGGTTTGAGGAGGAAATATTACAGCCTCTGCAAAACGATACGTCTGTTACATATAGGCAATATCTGTGTAATATAGGGGAGTTTAGTCAGCATATCAAAGTTGAACCAAAGAACTTAACTATAGTTGAAGGAAGTTATAGTCTTCATCCTAAATTAAGAAATTATTATAATTATAAAATTTTTATAACTGTTGATTCAAAGGTACAATACGAGCGAATCCTAAAACGTAACGGCAAAGAAAAACTGCAGGATTTTCTAAATAAATGGATTCCTATGGAAGAGCATTATTTTGCAGAATTAGATATTAGGAATAAATGTGATTTAATACTTGACACTACAATGATGACAATATAA